Proteins co-encoded in one Corynebacterium lujinxingii genomic window:
- the pcrA gene encoding DNA helicase PcrA, translated as MTDLTLGLNPQQQAAVVHEGSPLLIVAGAGSGKTAVLTRRIAHLLQNRGVAPWQILAITFTNKAAAEMKERVGQLVGPEAERMWVATFHSVCVRILRQQAQLVPGLNTNFTIYDSDDSRRLLGMIGKDMNLDLKKFSPRVLANAISNLKNELVDPEQAQADAQRTHNPFETTVANVFAEYQRRLRQSNALDFDDLIGEVVRIFKTHPQVTEYYRRRFRHVLVDEYQDTNHAQYELIHTLVGDGADAPELAVVGDSDQSIYAFRGATIRNIEEFERDYPDATTIMLEQNYRSTQNILGAANAVIAQNEGRRPKKLWTDQGAGEKIIGYVADNEHDEARFIASEVDALSDRGVPYSDIAVMYRTNNASRALEDIFIRSGIPYKVVGGTRFYERREIRDIIAYLKVLENPDDTVSLRRIVNVPKRAIGDKAQAMVALHAEQNNQSFGRSLADAAAGNVDMVKPAAKNAITRFVDMMRGLADEMPGMVNEVTGMPDLGQLVARVLDATGYKAELEASNDPQDGARLDNLNELVSVAREFSSEAANQVAYMTDEEIDAVMQEGEPAPGSLQAFLEKVSLVADADQLPDNEQGVVTLMTLHTAKGLEFPVVFVTGWEDGQFPHLRALGDPAELAEERRLAYVGITRARERLYLTRATLRSSWGSPVTNPASRFLAEVPEDLIDWRRLEPERSFNADAWGAPSRPRTQSRGPRRAPKQTVHKNLNLSAGDRVNHAKYGLGTVLTVEGSGVRETVTIDFGSSGTVRLMTIGGVPMEKL; from the coding sequence ATGACTGATCTGACCCTTGGCCTGAACCCGCAGCAACAGGCAGCTGTGGTGCACGAAGGCAGCCCGCTGCTCATTGTCGCCGGCGCCGGTTCCGGCAAGACCGCGGTGCTCACCCGCCGTATTGCGCACCTGCTGCAAAACAGGGGAGTGGCACCCTGGCAGATCTTGGCGATTACCTTCACCAACAAGGCCGCCGCGGAGATGAAGGAGCGCGTCGGCCAGTTAGTCGGGCCTGAGGCGGAGCGCATGTGGGTGGCCACCTTCCACTCCGTGTGCGTGCGCATCCTGCGTCAGCAGGCCCAGCTGGTGCCGGGGCTGAACACCAACTTCACGATTTATGACTCGGACGATTCGCGCCGGCTGCTCGGCATGATCGGCAAGGACATGAACCTCGATTTGAAGAAGTTCTCGCCGCGCGTGTTGGCCAACGCAATTTCGAACCTGAAAAACGAGCTGGTCGACCCGGAGCAGGCGCAGGCGGACGCGCAGCGCACTCACAACCCGTTCGAGACCACCGTGGCCAACGTGTTCGCCGAGTACCAGCGGCGGCTGCGCCAGTCCAACGCGCTGGATTTCGACGACCTGATCGGCGAGGTCGTGCGCATCTTCAAAACGCACCCGCAGGTCACCGAGTACTACCGGCGCCGCTTCAGACACGTGCTTGTGGACGAGTACCAGGACACCAACCACGCCCAGTACGAACTCATCCACACGCTGGTGGGCGACGGCGCGGACGCGCCGGAACTGGCCGTGGTGGGCGACTCGGACCAGTCCATTTACGCGTTTCGCGGCGCGACGATCCGCAACATCGAGGAGTTCGAACGCGACTACCCGGATGCCACCACGATCATGCTGGAGCAAAACTACCGCTCCACCCAGAATATCTTGGGCGCAGCCAACGCCGTTATCGCGCAGAACGAGGGCCGCCGGCCGAAGAAGTTGTGGACGGACCAGGGCGCCGGCGAAAAGATCATCGGCTACGTCGCGGATAACGAGCACGACGAGGCCCGCTTCATCGCCTCCGAGGTCGACGCGTTGTCCGACCGGGGAGTGCCGTACTCCGATATCGCGGTGATGTACCGCACCAACAACGCCTCGCGCGCACTGGAAGATATCTTCATCCGCTCCGGCATCCCGTACAAGGTTGTCGGCGGCACGCGCTTCTACGAGCGCCGCGAGATCCGCGACATCATCGCGTACTTGAAGGTGCTAGAAAACCCAGACGACACGGTGAGCCTGCGCCGCATCGTCAACGTGCCCAAGCGCGCCATTGGCGACAAGGCGCAGGCCATGGTCGCCCTGCACGCCGAGCAGAACAACCAGAGTTTCGGCCGCTCGCTTGCCGACGCCGCCGCGGGCAACGTCGACATGGTCAAACCGGCGGCCAAAAACGCGATCACCCGGTTTGTCGACATGATGCGCGGGCTTGCCGACGAAATGCCGGGCATGGTCAACGAGGTCACCGGCATGCCCGATCTGGGCCAGCTGGTCGCCCGGGTGCTGGACGCCACCGGCTACAAGGCCGAGCTGGAGGCTTCCAACGACCCGCAGGACGGCGCTCGCCTGGACAACCTCAACGAGTTGGTCTCCGTCGCCCGCGAGTTCTCCTCCGAGGCGGCGAACCAGGTGGCCTACATGACCGATGAGGAGATCGACGCGGTCATGCAGGAAGGCGAACCCGCGCCGGGGTCGTTACAGGCGTTTTTGGAGAAGGTCTCGCTGGTTGCCGACGCCGACCAGTTGCCGGACAACGAGCAAGGTGTTGTCACGTTGATGACCCTGCACACCGCAAAGGGCCTGGAGTTTCCAGTCGTGTTCGTGACCGGCTGGGAGGACGGGCAGTTCCCGCACCTGCGCGCGCTGGGGGACCCGGCGGAACTCGCCGAGGAGCGCCGCCTGGCGTACGTGGGCATCACCCGCGCACGCGAGCGGCTCTACCTGACCCGAGCGACGCTGCGCTCGTCGTGGGGTTCCCCGGTGACCAACCCCGCCAGCCGCTTCCTCGCCGAGGTCCCGGAGGACCTCATCGACTGGCGCCGGTTGGAACCGGAGCGCTCCTTCAACGCCGACGCGTGGGGCGCGCCGTCGCGTCCCCGCACGCAGTCGCGCGGGCCGCGCCGTGCGCCGAAGCAGACGGTGCACAAGAATTTGAACTTGTCTGCCGGAGACCGCGTGAACCACGCCAAGTACGGGCTTGGCACGGTGCTCACCGTGGAAGGCTCTGGCGTGCGGGAGACGGTGACGATCGACTTCGGATCGTCCGGCACCGTCCGGCTCATGACCATCGGCGGGGTGCCGATGGAAAAGCTCTAG
- a CDS encoding M23 family metallopeptidase, with amino-acid sequence MTRRILPGATAAAAAALALTLTATSANALTLTVGGAPVSNQGEALGALAKAADAIRDNGATITAGGYKVVYDPRALETPLATAFAPAQGTDWVAPQRGRTSDGRTVVMPTTGRYTSGYGPRWGTVHRGIDIANDLGTPIYAAMDGTVTAAGPAQGFGNWVVIKHDGGEETIYGHMRYYDVQVGQRVKAGQKIASIGSEGQSTGPHLHFEVKPDGVNHTDPEAWLAQQGIRI; translated from the coding sequence ATGACCCGTCGAATTCTTCCCGGCGCAACCGCTGCCGCTGCAGCAGCGCTCGCGCTGACGCTCACGGCGACGTCCGCCAACGCGTTGACGCTCACCGTCGGCGGCGCCCCTGTTTCGAACCAGGGTGAAGCTCTCGGTGCGCTCGCTAAGGCTGCGGACGCCATCCGTGACAACGGCGCGACAATCACCGCCGGCGGCTACAAGGTCGTCTACGACCCGCGCGCGCTGGAAACCCCGCTCGCGACCGCGTTCGCGCCCGCACAGGGCACGGACTGGGTCGCACCGCAGCGCGGGCGCACCTCCGACGGCCGCACCGTGGTCATGCCGACAACGGGCCGCTACACCTCGGGCTACGGCCCGCGCTGGGGAACGGTCCACCGCGGCATCGACATCGCCAACGATCTGGGCACCCCGATCTACGCGGCGATGGACGGCACCGTCACCGCTGCGGGCCCTGCTCAGGGCTTCGGCAACTGGGTCGTGATCAAGCACGACGGCGGCGAGGAGACCATCTACGGCCACATGCGCTACTACGACGTCCAGGTGGGCCAGCGTGTAAAGGCGGGCCAGAAGATCGCCTCCATCGGCAGTGAGGGCCAATCCACCGGTCCGCACCTCCACTTCGAGGTGAAACCGGACGGTGTGAACCACACCGACCCAGAGGCGTGGCTCGCCCAGCAGGGCATCCGAATCTAG
- a CDS encoding M23 family metallopeptidase produces MFISKQQGGKHRKQTPNTGRVAVVAAATGAVSTAGFSGLAAGALTSDKQQDDDYAIELAADTDELTADTAAEATPQILAISEYKPVENLTEQLDKAVQHSDEVARQDEAARAPLTVLPAEGAHTSGFGMRWGTLHSGIDIANAPGTPILAVEDGTVIDSGPAQGYGQWIRIRHEDGSISVYGHMQSLYVAVGEQVHAGQEIAGMGSLGFSTGSHLHFEIWPDGANAIDPAPWLAARGISL; encoded by the coding sequence ATGTTCATTTCGAAGCAGCAGGGCGGCAAGCACCGCAAGCAGACCCCCAACACGGGCCGTGTCGCAGTCGTTGCCGCCGCCACCGGCGCAGTCTCCACCGCCGGTTTCTCCGGCCTCGCCGCCGGCGCCCTGACTTCCGACAAGCAGCAGGACGACGACTACGCCATCGAGCTCGCCGCCGACACCGACGAGCTCACTGCAGACACCGCCGCTGAGGCCACCCCGCAGATCCTCGCGATCTCCGAGTACAAGCCGGTGGAAAACCTCACCGAGCAGCTGGACAAGGCCGTGCAGCACTCCGACGAGGTCGCACGCCAGGACGAGGCTGCCCGCGCACCGCTGACCGTCCTCCCGGCCGAGGGCGCGCACACCTCCGGCTTCGGCATGCGCTGGGGCACCCTGCACTCCGGCATCGACATCGCGAACGCCCCCGGCACCCCGATCCTTGCAGTTGAGGACGGCACCGTAATCGACTCCGGACCAGCCCAGGGCTACGGCCAGTGGATCCGTATCCGCCACGAGGACGGCTCCATTTCCGTCTACGGCCACATGCAGTCCCTTTACGTCGCCGTCGGCGAGCAGGTCCACGCGGGCCAGGAGATCGCCGGCATGGGCAGCCTTGGTTTTTCCACCGGCTCCCACCTCCACTTCGAGATCTGGCCGGATGGCGCCAACGCCATCGACCCGGCCCCGTGGCTGGCCGCCCGCGGCATCTCCCTCTAA
- a CDS encoding cell division protein PerM has protein sequence MSTTPSPRPASSTSGRRKRNNGVSTRKITGIKRQDAPAKVPETTQERIKHYLPYVAVPNAVIALGILATCFAVILIAGWSLTYLPGAVGQVWFVFHGVPVRIDDIELAAVPLLPAMGVVALVARRIRAATAGRVSILDLTVLFGLVAAFALVLSAIAYFMVADASSVYAVQAPPVAAAFICPLLLHLVGYCLGVRKVVWQALAKRAGIPKESVDAGAVAGRIATRLFLAAGVVYLIFLAAGYARVGELLDQYPSVGWGGALGLIVLCLAYLPNAVVGTLAVLLGGSFTYGPGEINLFDAISVPYPPLPLFGALPAEVPVWAPVLLLIPAGVLAHCFISQRLSLVGIAATATWSALVGAGVGVFSAGRAGAYGVIGAQPWMLALLLFVWVAVTGAAVLGVAALRQRAADNSGR, from the coding sequence ATGAGCACCACACCCAGCCCTAGGCCGGCGTCGTCGACAAGCGGGCGCCGCAAACGTAACAACGGCGTATCCACCCGCAAGATCACCGGCATCAAGCGGCAAGACGCCCCGGCGAAAGTCCCGGAGACCACGCAGGAGCGCATCAAGCACTACCTGCCGTACGTCGCCGTGCCCAACGCCGTGATCGCGCTCGGCATCCTCGCGACCTGTTTCGCGGTCATCCTTATCGCGGGCTGGAGCCTGACCTACCTGCCGGGCGCGGTGGGGCAGGTGTGGTTCGTCTTCCACGGGGTGCCGGTGCGTATCGACGACATCGAGCTCGCCGCCGTGCCACTGTTGCCTGCGATGGGCGTGGTCGCTCTCGTCGCGCGTCGGATCCGCGCCGCCACCGCGGGCCGGGTGAGCATCCTGGACCTGACGGTGCTGTTTGGGCTTGTCGCCGCGTTCGCCCTGGTGCTCAGTGCGATCGCTTACTTCATGGTCGCCGACGCCTCGTCGGTCTACGCCGTGCAGGCACCCCCCGTTGCGGCAGCCTTTATCTGCCCGTTGCTGCTGCACCTGGTCGGCTACTGCCTCGGCGTGCGGAAGGTGGTCTGGCAGGCGCTGGCAAAGCGCGCCGGCATCCCCAAAGAAAGCGTCGACGCCGGGGCGGTCGCCGGCCGCATCGCAACGCGTCTCTTCCTGGCCGCCGGCGTGGTGTACCTCATCTTCCTCGCCGCAGGCTACGCGCGAGTGGGGGAGTTGCTCGACCAGTACCCGTCCGTGGGGTGGGGCGGTGCCCTCGGATTGATCGTGCTGTGCCTGGCGTACCTACCCAACGCTGTCGTGGGCACGCTCGCGGTGCTGCTCGGCGGCTCGTTCACCTACGGCCCGGGCGAGATCAACCTCTTTGACGCTATCTCTGTGCCGTACCCGCCACTGCCGCTGTTCGGCGCCCTGCCCGCCGAGGTGCCCGTCTGGGCGCCGGTGCTGCTGCTCATCCCCGCCGGCGTGCTCGCGCATTGCTTTATCTCGCAGCGCCTGTCGCTGGTGGGCATCGCCGCCACCGCGACGTGGTCGGCACTCGTCGGCGCTGGCGTCGGTGTGTTCAGCGCCGGTCGCGCGGGGGCGTACGGCGTGATCGGCGCCCAGCCCTGGATGCTCGCGTTGCTGCTGTTTGTCTGGGTCGCCGTCACGGGCGCGGCGGTGCTGGGGGTGGCAGCCCTGAGGCAACGCGCAGCGGACAATAGCGGTCGTTAA
- the purN gene encoding phosphoribosylglycinamide formyltransferase, whose product MAVVKLIVVSDSAKSVAVLVSGTGTLLRSILDNQKDRYRVDIVVADQICPGIQRAKNAGIRTAVVPMETNRNAWNDKLAAAVAAVNPDIVVSAGFMRILGPGFLEQFEGRTINAHPSLLPAFPGAHAVRDALDYGVKVTGCTVHYVDAGMDTGKIIAQRPVAVEAGDTKAELHERIKKVEREQIVELLHNATVENGKVLFP is encoded by the coding sequence ATAGCGGTCGTTAAACTGATCGTCGTGAGTGATTCTGCGAAATCAGTTGCCGTACTCGTGTCCGGAACGGGCACCTTGTTGAGGTCGATCCTCGACAATCAGAAGGACCGCTACCGCGTAGACATCGTGGTGGCGGATCAAATTTGTCCAGGGATCCAGCGGGCGAAAAACGCCGGGATCCGTACCGCGGTGGTGCCGATGGAAACCAACCGCAACGCCTGGAACGACAAGCTCGCGGCCGCAGTGGCGGCAGTCAACCCGGACATCGTGGTCTCCGCGGGCTTTATGCGCATTTTGGGCCCCGGCTTCCTCGAGCAGTTCGAGGGCCGCACCATCAACGCGCACCCCTCGCTGCTGCCCGCGTTCCCGGGCGCCCACGCTGTTCGAGACGCCCTCGACTACGGCGTGAAGGTCACCGGCTGCACCGTCCATTACGTCGACGCCGGCATGGACACCGGCAAGATCATCGCGCAGCGCCCCGTCGCAGTCGAGGCAGGCGACACCAAGGCAGAGCTGCACGAGCGCATCAAAAAGGTTGAGCGCGAGCAGATCGTCGAATTGCTGCACAACGCCACAGTTGAAAACGGAAAGGTCCTGTTCCCATGA
- the purH gene encoding bifunctional phosphoribosylaminoimidazolecarboxamide formyltransferase/IMP cyclohydrolase: MKNEIKRALISVYDKTGLEDLARALGEAGVEIVSTGSTAKRIADAGVAVTEVADVTGFPEVLDGRVKTLHPRVHSGILADLRKDDHKAQLDELGIEPFQLVVVNLYPFEETVASGASFDECVEQIDIGGPSMVRAAAKNHPSVAVVTSPERYADVAEAVKTGGFSEEQRRELALEAFTHTARYDAAVSSWLASQLDTGASTTELRYGENPHQAARLESDGWGIAAATQHGGKAMSYNNYQDADAAWRAAWDHERACVAIIKHANPCGLAVSDESIADAHKKAHACDPVSAYGGVIAANREVTLELAEQIHPIFTEVVIAPSYAPEALELLQTKQNLRILEVAPKQLDEERKQITGGWLIQERDQFQADGDAAANWKLVAGEAADELTLADLEFAWRSVRCVKSNAILIADDGATVGIGMGQVNRVDSAKLAVDRANTLDEGRNRTNGAVAASDAFFPFADGFQLLADAGVKAVVQPGGSIRDEEVIAAAKEAGVTMYLTGTRHFAH; encoded by the coding sequence ATGAAAAATGAGATCAAGCGCGCTCTGATCAGCGTCTACGACAAGACCGGCTTGGAGGACCTCGCCCGTGCACTGGGCGAGGCTGGCGTCGAGATCGTCTCCACCGGCTCCACCGCAAAGCGCATCGCGGACGCGGGCGTGGCGGTGACCGAGGTCGCAGACGTCACCGGGTTCCCCGAGGTGCTCGACGGCCGCGTGAAGACGCTGCACCCGCGCGTGCACTCCGGCATCCTGGCGGACCTGCGCAAGGACGACCACAAAGCGCAGCTAGACGAGCTCGGCATCGAGCCGTTCCAGCTCGTGGTGGTCAACCTGTACCCGTTCGAGGAGACGGTGGCCTCAGGTGCATCGTTTGACGAGTGCGTCGAGCAGATCGACATCGGCGGGCCGTCCATGGTGCGTGCCGCCGCGAAGAACCACCCGTCTGTCGCTGTGGTGACCTCTCCGGAGCGCTACGCGGACGTCGCCGAAGCAGTCAAGACCGGCGGCTTCTCGGAGGAGCAGCGTCGCGAGCTCGCGCTTGAGGCGTTCACCCACACCGCGCGTTACGACGCCGCCGTGTCCTCCTGGCTGGCCTCCCAGCTCGATACCGGCGCATCGACGACCGAGTTGCGTTACGGCGAGAACCCGCACCAGGCCGCCCGCCTGGAAAGCGACGGCTGGGGCATCGCCGCCGCGACCCAGCACGGCGGTAAGGCGATGAGCTACAACAACTACCAGGACGCCGACGCCGCGTGGCGCGCCGCTTGGGACCACGAGCGCGCCTGCGTGGCGATTATCAAACACGCCAACCCGTGCGGCCTGGCTGTGTCCGACGAGTCCATCGCCGACGCGCACAAAAAGGCCCACGCCTGCGACCCGGTCTCCGCCTACGGTGGCGTGATTGCCGCGAACCGCGAGGTCACCCTCGAACTTGCGGAGCAGATCCACCCGATCTTCACCGAGGTCGTCATCGCCCCGTCCTACGCACCGGAGGCGCTCGAGCTGCTGCAGACGAAGCAGAACCTGCGCATCCTTGAAGTAGCCCCCAAGCAGCTCGACGAGGAACGCAAGCAGATCACCGGCGGCTGGCTCATCCAGGAGCGCGACCAGTTCCAGGCCGACGGCGACGCCGCGGCGAACTGGAAGCTGGTTGCCGGTGAGGCGGCCGACGAGCTGACCCTGGCGGATCTCGAGTTCGCGTGGCGCTCGGTGCGCTGCGTGAAGTCCAACGCGATTCTCATTGCCGACGACGGCGCCACCGTGGGCATCGGCATGGGCCAGGTCAACCGCGTCGACTCGGCGAAGCTCGCCGTCGACCGCGCGAACACGCTCGATGAGGGCCGCAACCGCACCAACGGTGCAGTGGCCGCATCCGACGCGTTCTTCCCGTTCGCCGACGGGTTCCAATTGCTTGCCGACGCCGGCGTGAAGGCCGTCGTCCAGCCCGGCGGTTCCATCCGCGACGAGGAAGTCATCGCCGCGGCCAAGGAAGCCGGCGTGACCATGTACCTCACCGGCACCCGCCACTTCGCTCACTAG
- a CDS encoding serine hydrolase, with protein MSSKLAALALAAGLSLPTIPALPTYTAIDQIPVVGPAIVQTYKQLPPQLQRAIHLPLPLTAPQKAAQKPAPKRVVDTQAELNRLVREVVGRHGGRATVSVGGVTAGDNRPEPAFSTMKVPVSIAALRKSQANYRDAEIAVTRSDNPAAHRMFAQVSGAELDGIIHQAGSRTTTPAGYQMGTMWTTSDQAAFASGLRCVPGHEPVLDMMGRIVDYQHWGLGRIPGARFKGGWNYYQGGHLARQFGLIPGPNGDVAVAITAHSPKGHEGSFAMLNELADGVAAMRGDFRTARC; from the coding sequence GTGTCCTCCAAACTTGCGGCGCTCGCACTGGCCGCCGGCCTGTCTCTGCCCACCATCCCTGCTCTGCCGACCTACACCGCCATCGACCAGATCCCGGTGGTGGGACCGGCGATCGTGCAGACCTACAAGCAGTTGCCGCCGCAGCTGCAGCGCGCAATCCACCTGCCGCTGCCGCTGACGGCGCCGCAGAAAGCTGCGCAGAAGCCGGCGCCGAAGCGTGTCGTCGATACGCAAGCGGAGCTCAACCGGTTGGTGCGCGAGGTTGTCGGGCGCCATGGGGGACGCGCGACCGTGTCCGTCGGCGGCGTTACCGCGGGTGACAACCGTCCGGAACCGGCGTTTTCCACGATGAAGGTGCCGGTGTCCATCGCCGCGCTGCGCAAGAGCCAGGCGAACTACCGCGACGCGGAGATCGCCGTGACGCGCTCCGACAACCCGGCGGCGCACCGCATGTTCGCGCAGGTATCGGGTGCGGAACTCGACGGCATCATCCACCAAGCCGGCTCGCGCACCACCACACCGGCGGGCTACCAGATGGGCACGATGTGGACCACGAGCGACCAGGCCGCGTTCGCCTCGGGCCTGCGCTGCGTGCCGGGCCACGAGCCGGTGCTGGACATGATGGGCCGCATTGTGGACTACCAGCACTGGGGCCTGGGCCGCATCCCTGGCGCGCGGTTCAAGGGCGGCTGGAACTACTACCAGGGCGGCCACCTGGCACGCCAGTTCGGCCTGATCCCGGGGCCGAACGGCGATGTCGCCGTGGCGATCACCGCGCATAGCCCGAAGGGGCACGAGGGCAGCTTTGCCATGCTCAACGAGCTGGCGGACGGAGTTGCCGCAATGCGCGGCGATTTCCGCACCGCACGCTGCTAA
- a CDS encoding class A beta-lactamase-related serine hydrolase, translated as MVSRITGAAVALVCAAALCACAGPDQPALPTASELPEPTVSTVSVSAPARVSSSSVAPPEAPLQSLLDDIVADITALYGGTIGIAVAGADGVTMAGFDAPSPAWSTIKVPIAIAALRANPGLYADAQAALTVSDNDAAARLYDAVGPDAVNQVLAEMGAGAQVNTVLTRPGFSTFGQTMLTTGQEAVMAGQLGCVPGAADVLALMRQVDASQAYGLGTTGDAAYKGGWGPDEAGMYTTRQFGLMPRGDGTVAAVAITALPADGSYGAGQGMLNAAALALQEQAGLLPRAACG; from the coding sequence TTGGTAAGTCGCATCACTGGCGCCGCCGTTGCACTCGTGTGCGCGGCGGCGCTTTGCGCATGTGCGGGCCCCGATCAGCCTGCGTTGCCGACTGCGAGCGAACTGCCGGAGCCGACCGTGTCCACGGTATCCGTGTCGGCTCCGGCGAGGGTGTCGTCGTCAAGCGTTGCCCCGCCTGAAGCGCCGTTGCAATCGCTTCTCGACGACATCGTGGCCGACATCACCGCCCTCTACGGCGGCACCATCGGCATCGCGGTGGCGGGGGCGGACGGTGTCACCATGGCGGGTTTTGACGCGCCGAGTCCAGCATGGTCGACGATCAAGGTGCCCATCGCGATCGCCGCGCTGCGCGCCAACCCGGGGCTGTACGCGGACGCGCAGGCGGCGTTGACCGTGTCCGACAACGATGCCGCAGCGAGGCTCTACGACGCCGTCGGGCCCGATGCCGTTAATCAGGTCCTGGCCGAGATGGGGGCCGGCGCGCAGGTGAACACGGTGCTCACACGTCCGGGGTTTAGCACCTTCGGGCAGACGATGCTCACCACCGGGCAGGAAGCGGTCATGGCGGGGCAACTCGGGTGCGTGCCGGGGGCCGCGGACGTGCTGGCGCTCATGCGGCAGGTCGACGCCTCGCAGGCCTACGGGCTCGGGACGACCGGCGATGCGGCCTACAAGGGCGGCTGGGGACCGGACGAGGCTGGGATGTACACCACTCGCCAGTTCGGGCTCATGCCGCGCGGCGACGGCACAGTTGCGGCGGTGGCAATCACCGCGCTGCCGGCGGACGGCTCCTACGGGGCGGGGCAGGGGATGCTCAACGCCGCCGCCCTGGCGCTGCAGGAGCAGGCGGGGTTATTGCCGCGGGCGGCGTGTGGTTAA
- a CDS encoding TetR/AcrR family transcriptional regulator — MANTVGRPRKQSPRRKGATAREEILDAASELFTRNGFATTSTHDIANAVGIRQASLYYHFPSKRDIFLTLLMGTLQPSLDLASDLAKTDETAAVKLWALVAAESRILLSTNWNIGRLYQLPVLVSEEFQEYHEARRKLEEIFRGLAAQIVGDDDPRIDLPFHMTLAAIEMRDNTGTAPYPLVDDALPAPSVTLADAVLDVLHTDLPERRTERMLSLVAQVSREEN, encoded by the coding sequence ATGGCGAACACGGTTGGACGCCCCCGGAAGCAGAGCCCCCGCCGCAAGGGTGCCACGGCGCGCGAGGAGATTCTCGACGCCGCTTCCGAGTTGTTCACGCGCAACGGCTTTGCGACGACATCCACGCACGACATCGCCAACGCCGTGGGCATCCGCCAAGCGTCGCTGTACTACCACTTCCCGTCGAAGCGCGACATCTTTCTCACCCTGCTCATGGGCACGCTCCAGCCGTCGCTGGATTTAGCCTCCGACCTGGCGAAGACTGACGAGACCGCCGCGGTAAAGCTGTGGGCGCTGGTGGCGGCGGAGTCGCGCATTTTGCTGTCGACGAACTGGAACATCGGCAGGCTCTACCAATTGCCCGTGCTGGTCTCCGAGGAGTTTCAGGAGTACCACGAGGCGCGCCGGAAGCTAGAGGAGATCTTCCGCGGGCTCGCCGCACAGATCGTCGGCGATGACGACCCACGCATCGACCTGCCGTTCCACATGACGCTCGCGGCGATCGAGATGCGTGACAACACCGGCACCGCGCCGTACCCGCTTGTCGACGACGCCCTGCCCGCCCCCTCCGTCACCCTCGCCGACGCGGTGCTCGACGTGTTGCACACCGACCTGCCGGAGCGCCGCACCGAGCGCATGCTCAGCCTGGTCGCCCAGGTCTCACGCGAAGAGAATTAA
- the rpsR gene encoding 30S ribosomal protein S18 → MKRNNSRKPRIEQSRRPKKNPLKAKGIEAVDYKDVETLRLFISDRHKIRSRRVTGLTPQQQRQVATAVKNAREMALLPFTTR, encoded by the coding sequence ATGAAGCGCAACAATTCGCGTAAGCCGCGCATTGAGCAGTCCCGTCGCCCGAAGAAGAACCCGCTGAAGGCCAAGGGCATCGAGGCTGTCGATTACAAGGATGTTGAGACCCTGCGTCTTTTCATCTCGGATCGCCACAAGATCCGTTCCCGCCGCGTCACGGGTCTGACCCCGCAGCAGCAGCGCCAGGTCGCTACCGCTGTGAAGAACGCGCGCGAGATGGCTCTTCTGCCGTTCACGACCCGCTAA
- the rpsN gene encoding 30S ribosomal protein S14 produces the protein MAKKSKIAKNEQRKEIVARYAERRNELKAIIKNPETSDEDRLDAQFELNRQPRDASPVRVRNRDSRDGRPRGYLRKFGVSRVRMREMAHRGELPGVRKSSW, from the coding sequence ATGGCGAAGAAGTCCAAGATCGCTAAGAACGAGCAGCGTAAAGAGATCGTCGCCCGCTACGCGGAGCGTCGTAACGAGCTCAAGGCCATCATCAAGAACCCGGAGACCTCCGACGAGGATCGTCTGGACGCCCAGTTCGAGCTCAACCGTCAGCCGCGCGACGCCTCCCCGGTTCGCGTGCGCAACCGTGACTCGCGTGACGGCCGCCCGCGTGGCTACCTCCGCAAGTTCGGTGTTTCCCGTGTCCGTATGCGCGAGATGGCTCACCGCGGTGAGCTGCCTGGCGTCCGTAAGTCTTCGTGGTAA
- the rpmG gene encoding 50S ribosomal protein L33: MARNDIRPIIKLKSTAGTGFTYVTRKNKRNNPDRITLKKYDPVVRKHVEFREER, encoded by the coding sequence ATGGCACGTAACGATATCCGCCCGATCATCAAGCTGAAGTCCACTGCGGGCACCGGCTTCACCTACGTGACCCGCAAGAACAAGCGCAACAACCCGGATCGCATCACGCTGAAGAAGTACGATCCGGTTGTGCGCAAGCACGTCGAATTCCGCGAGGAGCGATAA
- the rpmB gene encoding 50S ribosomal protein L28 produces MSAHCQVTGRQPSFGKTVSHSHRRHSRRWNPNVQKRKFYLPSEGRTITLNVSTKGLKIIDRDGIESVVAKIRARGEKI; encoded by the coding sequence ATGTCGGCACATTGCCAGGTCACGGGACGTCAGCCGTCGTTCGGCAAGACCGTCTCGCACTCGCACCGCCGCCACTCGCGCCGTTGGAACCCCAACGTGCAGAAGCGGAAGTTTTACCTGCCCTCCGAGGGCCGTACCATCACCCTGAACGTTTCCACGAAGGGTCTGAAGATCATCGACCGCGACGGCATCGAGTCTGTTGTCGCCAAGATCCGCGCACGAGGTGAGAAGATCTAA